One window of the Campylobacter showae CSUNSWCD genome contains the following:
- a CDS encoding ATP-binding protein yields the protein MIEIELNKKKLLKQDRLRQSCFISKNQIAYTFKNADEDTDKEIIKKAKNYVKHFEEMRKDNVGLLLYGNVGSGKTYVACAIANAIITEYSHTVKMRNFAQILNDLQKGGFNLDRNEYIE from the coding sequence GTGATAGAGATAGAGCTGAACAAGAAAAAACTGTTAAAACAAGATAGGTTGAGACAAAGCTGCTTTATATCCAAAAATCAAATAGCCTACACCTTTAAAAATGCCGATGAAGATACAGATAAGGAAATCATCAAAAAAGCAAAGAACTATGTAAAACATTTTGAAGAAATGAGAAAAGATAATGTTGGACTGTTACTTTACGGAAATGTAGGAAGTGGCAAGACCTATGTAGCTTGTGCTATTGCCAACGCTATAATTACAGAATATAGCCATACAGTAAAAATGAGGAACTTTGCACAGATATTAAACGACTTACAAAAAGGCGGCTTTAATCTTGATAGAAACGAATATATCGAATAG
- a CDS encoding ATP-binding protein: protein MTSPTLLILDDFGIERNTEYALEQIYNVINARYLKARPTIITTNLNFKDIEKEQEDIMLGRIYSRIIEMCLPLRITGLDRRKIQSKEKLKKAQNLIDE from the coding sequence ATAACAAGCCCTACCCTACTAATTCTTGATGATTTTGGAATAGAGAGAAATACAGAATATGCCTTAGAGCAAATTTACAATGTAATCAATGCAAGATACCTAAAGGCAAGACCAACCATTATAACTACTAACCTTAATTTCAAAGATATAGAAAAAGAACAGGAAGATATAATGCTTGGCAGGATTTATTCAAGGATAATCGAGATGTGTTTACCTCTTAGGATAACGGGACTTGATAGAAGAAAAATACAGAGCAAAGAAAAGCTGAAGAAAGCACAAAACTTAATAGATGAATGA
- a CDS encoding transposon-encoded TnpW family protein → MQKNNTETKTIKKIGKTTYEVVVHFNKNTTETMQDKLKRIMLREIESEKHQKNDKND, encoded by the coding sequence ATGCAAAAAAATAATACAGAAACAAAAACAATAAAGAAGATTGGAAAAACTACCTATGAAGTTGTTGTACATTTTAATAAAAATACTACTGAAACAATGCAAGACAAATTGAAACGCATAATGCTTAGAGAAATTGAGAGTGAAAAACATCAAAAAAATGATAAAAATGATTAG
- a CDS encoding relaxase/mobilization nuclease domain-containing protein, whose protein sequence is MLVKFLRTYTGGGLGSINYLLNERKAAGTARVIKGDENLTRAIIKGITYKQKTCFGVLSFEERHDFLTEEQKLKIIKDFEYALLGEYMLERTNVLWVEHSDKDGRLELNFLIPKIDLETDRSFNPYFAKYDQTRIDLIKKIINDEYGLSSPDDPAKEQTILSSKKNINHYKNLEELDQKLHDLVKQGYIKNRDHMIELLKQNGIEITRINKKGITIILPTKKTKNRLKGGIYDADFTSAQRLGELSQSSSRRIREFHDRNTQAECRENRRKLEELIAKRDRFNQERYVERTSKNNILASQGQIGDNLAISGYRTNFGNSNWLGSARNDIKGRSSLDDTKTMEIQPTYCGQDPEGVLHIDSKRQRDNREREQEIYINENGVEDDSIRESIARRERALDEDDRRRKEQARIRNNEFATRLREEARDITDKCDRANKESQELEQRLQRRLNGIFAATKRYVREFNILLGRKIRKFRRKIPKFERRIRELTDRAQDATRICREFIEEREYSQKASIYHHVGDVCKEKTQSLDMF, encoded by the coding sequence ATGCTAGTTAAATTTCTTCGTACTTATACTGGTGGTGGCCTTGGGAGCATAAATTATCTTTTAAATGAGAGAAAAGCTGCTGGAACAGCAAGAGTTATAAAAGGTGATGAAAATTTAACTAGAGCTATTATAAAAGGCATCACCTATAAACAAAAGACCTGTTTTGGTGTTTTATCATTTGAAGAGAGGCATGACTTTTTAACTGAAGAGCAAAAACTAAAAATTATTAAGGATTTTGAATATGCTCTTTTGGGTGAATATATGCTTGAACGTACAAATGTATTATGGGTAGAACACTCAGACAAGGATGGACGGCTTGAGTTAAATTTCCTTATCCCTAAGATAGATCTTGAAACAGACAGGTCATTTAATCCTTATTTTGCCAAATATGATCAAACGAGAATAGATCTAATCAAAAAGATCATTAACGATGAGTATGGACTATCAAGTCCAGATGATCCAGCAAAAGAGCAAACTATATTGTCTAGCAAGAAAAACATCAATCATTATAAAAATTTAGAAGAGCTAGACCAAAAGTTGCACGATCTGGTTAAGCAAGGCTATATTAAAAATAGAGACCACATGATTGAACTTCTTAAACAAAATGGTATCGAAATAACCAGGATCAACAAAAAAGGCATAACGATCATACTGCCTACTAAAAAAACAAAAAATCGTCTAAAAGGAGGAATATACGATGCAGACTTCACCAGTGCTCAAAGACTTGGAGAACTCAGCCAAAGCTCAAGCAGAAGAATTAGAGAATTCCATGATAGAAATACACAAGCAGAGTGCAGAGAAAATAGGCGAAAACTTGAGGAGCTTATTGCTAAAAGAGATAGATTTAATCAAGAAAGATATGTCGAAAGAACTTCAAAAAACAATATCCTTGCATCACAAGGACAGATCGGTGATAATCTCGCTATCAGCGGCTACCGCACTAATTTTGGGAATAGCAATTGGCTGGGTAGTGCACGCAATGATATTAAAGGAAGAAGTAGCTTGGACGATACCAAAACAATGGAGATACAGCCAACCTACTGCGGACAAGACCCAGAGGGAGTATTACATATCGATTCCAAAAGACAAAGAGATAATAGAGAACGAGAGCAGGAAATTTATATTAATGAAAATGGAGTAGAGGATGACAGCATTAGAGAAAGCATTGCTAGAAGAGAACGAGCGCTTGACGAAGACGATCGAAGACGAAAGGAGCAAGCACGAATTAGAAACAATGAATTTGCAACAAGACTGCGAGAAGAAGCTCGCGATATTACAGACAAATGTGACAGAGCTAACAAAGAAAGTCAAGAGCTTGAACAAAGATTGCAACGACGCCTTAACGGAATCTTTGCAGCAACAAAGAGATATGTACGAGAGTTCAATATCTTGCTTGGAAGAAAAATTAGAAAATTTAGAAGAAAAATTCCAAAATTTGAGAGAAGAATACGAGAGCTTACAGATAGAGCACAAGATGCTACAAGAATATGTAGAGAATTTATAGAGGAGCGTGAATACTCCCAAAAAGCCAGCATATATCACCATGTGGGTGATGTATGCAAGGAAAAAACTCAAAGTCTAGATATGTTTTAA